The DNA segment GGCGATTGCCTGCGCGCCATCCTTTCCAGCGCGTATTACGACTCCGCTGGCGGTAGCGTCAGCAGTTTCATGTCGACGCAGGTGGAAACGGTGTCTCCGGAGGCCGACATCATCGAGGTCTGCCAACGCTTCCTGCGGGACAAGCGACGGCGCTTCCCGGTGGTGGAGGAGGGGGTTCTCATCGGCCAGATCAGCCGCCGCGATGTGCTGCGTGCCGTGAAGGCCTTTGCCCAGCACGACGCAGATCAACCACCGGAAGTCTGAGGAGCCTGGCCATGGCCGACCCACGTGAGCGCGCCACGTCCAGCCCGCCACCCACCCTGGGTGAGGGCTGTGTGCGGCGCTACGACCCGGACGAGTTGAGCGAGGAAAATGGCACTGAGTTTCCCGAGGCCGCCGAGTTGTGGCGAAAGCTCCAGGAAGAAGAAAAGAAGAAGGCGCCCTAGGGCGCCTTCTTCTTGTTCGCTGTGGGAGCGAAATCATTCGCGAATGAATTCGCTCCCACATGGCTGCCGTCAGATGCGGAAGCTCCCCACCAACTGCTGCAGGCGCGCGGCCTGCTGATCCAGATCGGCACAGGCGCGCAGGGTGGCCTGGAGGTTTTCCACGCCTTCCTGGTTGAGGGTGTTGATCTCGGTGATGTCCATGTTCAGCGAGTCGACCACGGCGGTCTGTTCCTCGGTGGCGGTGGCCACCGACTGGTTCATGCCGTCGATCTCGCCGATGCGCTGGGTCACGCTGCCCAGGCGCGAGCCTGCCTGGTTGGCGATCTCCACGCTCTGCTCGCTGTAGCGCTGGCTCTCGGTCATGGTGGTGACCGCTTCGCGGGCGCCAACCTGCAGCTCCTCGATCATCTGCTGGATTTCCTGGGCTGACTCCTGGGTGCGGTGAGCCAGGTTGCGCACCTCATCGGCGACCACGGCGAAGCCACGGCCGGCTTCCCCGGCGCGGGCGGCCTCGATGGCGGCGTTGAGGGCCAGCAGGTTGGTCTGTTCGGAGATGCCCTTGATCACTTCGAGGATCTGGCCGATGTTCACGGTCTTGCTGTTCAGCGTCTCGATGTTGCCGCAGGAGGCGCGGATCTTCCCGGACAGTTCGTTCATCGCGGAGATGGTGCGCTCCACCACCTGGCGGCCGTCTTCGGCCAGGGTGCGGGCCGAGGAGGCCTGGTGCGAGGCGTCGGCGGCGTTGCGGGCAATCTCCTGGGCGGCGGCGCCCAGTTCGTTGATCGCCGCGGCCACGCTGTTGGTGCGGTTGGCCTGCTCGTCGGAGTTGCTCATCGAGGAGTTGGAGGCGTTGAGCACCAGCTTGGCGACCTGGTTCACCTGGTTGGTGGCCGAAGACACTTCGCGGATGGAACCGTGGATACGCTCGACGAAACGGTTGAACGCGCTGGCCAGTTCGCCGAACTCGTCCTGGGTGTGGATCGTCAGGCGGCGAGTCAGGTCGCCTTCACCCTGGGCGATGTCCTGCATGGCGCGGCCCATCGTGTGCAGCGGTTGCATCAGCACGCGGATCAGCATACCCAGCAGGGCAATGATGAGCACCACGGCGATCACGGTGGCAATGATGGCCGAGTTGCGGAACTCGCTGAGCATCCCGTAGGCCTTGCCCTTGTCCACCGAGACGCCGATGTACCAGTTCACCGAGGGCAGGCCCTTGATCGGGGCGAAGGTCAGGATGCGGGTGGTGCCGTCCACTTCGACTTCGCTGAAACCGGTGTTGATGGACGGTGTGTTCAGCGGGTAGATGTCCCGCAGGGTCTTCATCACCATGTCCTTGTTCGGGTGCACCAGGACCTTGCCGTCGGCGCTGACCAGGAAGGCGTAGCCCATGCCGTCGAAGTCCAGCGAGTTGACGATCTGCACCAGCGTTTGCAGGCTCAGGTCGCCGCCGGCCACGCCAAGGGACTGCACCGGCGTGGCGATGGTCATGATCAATTCGCTGGTGGCCGCATCCACGTAAGGCTCGGTGAGGGTGGTGCCGCCGGCGCTCTTGGCGCCCTGGTACCAGGGGCGGGTGCGCGGGTCGTAGCCTTCGGGCATGGCGCTGTCCGGGCGCATGGTGAACTGCCCGTCCTGGGTGCCGAAGTAGGTGAAGGCGAAGGTGGAGGTCAGTGCGCGCTGTTGCAGCAGGGCTGGCACCGCTTCAGGCGAAGGGTTGGTGGCCAGGGATTCGGCAACGCTTTCCACCAGCAGAATCCGGCCCGAGAGCCAGTTCTGGATATTGCTGGCGGTGACATCGCCCATTTCCTGCAGATAATTTTCCAAATCGTCTCGGAGCGCATTCCTTTGCAAGTAATCGTTGTACAGGGTGAACAGCGAGAAGGCTGCAATGACCACCAGCGAGGCGGCGAGCAGAATCTTGTGGCTGAACCTGAGGTTTTTGATCATGTTTGCTTGCGTCCGGTTGGGTCAGGCACCAGTCTTTATGGCACGCGAGTGCTGAAAAACTGAGTAGAAACGTCGGTTTATATATCGGCGGGGATCAACGAAAGCTTTAACCCGAGGAAGGCGAAATGCCCGATCAACGTTCCCTGATTCTCGGCGCTGACCCAGAGGGCAATGCCGTCTCCCAGGCCATGAAACTGGCCAACCGTCACGGCCTGATCGCCGGCGCCACCGGCACCGGAAAGACAGTGACGCTGCAGCGCCTGGCCGAAGTGTTCAGCGATGCCGGTGTGGCGGTCTTCGCTGCCGATATAAAAGGTGATCTCTGTGGCCTCGGCGCGGCGGGCAACCCCCAGGGCAAGGTGGCCGAACGCATTGCTTCCATGCCCTGGCTGGGCCATCAACCCCAGGCGTATCCGGTCACCCTCTGGGATGTCGCCGGGCAATCCGGCCACCCCTTGCGCACCACGCTGAGCGAAATGGGCCCGCTGCTGCTGGGCAACCTGCTGGAGCTGACCGACAGCCAGCAGGCCGCACTTTATGCCGCCTTCCAGGTGGCCGACCGCGAAGGTCTGCTGCTGCTCGACCTGAAGGATCTCAAGGCTCTGCTCAACCACCTCAAGGATCACCCTGAACTGCTTGGCGAGGACCGCGCGCTGTTCGCCGGTGCTTCGGCCCAGGCCCTGCTGCGCCGCCTGGCCACCCTGGAGCAGCAAGGTGCCGAAGCGCTGTTCGGCGAACCGGCCCTGCAGCTGGAAGACATCCTCCAGCCGGACCGCGACGGCCGCGGGCGTATTCATCTGCTGGATGCCAGCCGTCTGGTCCACGAATCCCCCAAGGTCTATGCCACCTTCCTGCTCTGGCTGCTGGCCGAACTCTTCGAGCAGTTGCCCGAGCGCGGCGATGCCGACAAGCCGGTGCTGGCGCTGTTCTTCGATGAAGCGCATCTGCTGTTCACGGGCACGCCGAAGGCGTTGCAGGAGCGTCTGGAGCAGGTGGTGCGGTTGATCCGCTCCAAGGGCGTTGGCGTCTACTTCGTCACCCAGTCGCCGAGTGACCTTCCGGACGATGTGCTGGCCCAGCTTGGCCTGCGTATCCAGCATGGCTTGCGTGCCTTCACCGCCAAGGAACAGAAATCCTTGCGTGCCGTGGCCGACGGCTTCCGTCCGAATCCGACATTCGACACCCTATCCGTGCTCACCGAGCTCGGCATTGGCGAGGCCTTGGTAGGCACCCTGGAAGAGAAGGGCACGCCGGCTATGGTCCAGCGCGTGGCGATCGCACCTCCGCAGTCGCGAATCGGTCCGCTGAACGACAGCGAACGCGCCGCGCTGGTGCGTGGCTCGCCGCAGGCCGGCCGGTACGACAAGCCGATCGACCGCGAGTCCGCGTACGAAATCCTCACGGCTCGTGCAGCTCCAGCGCCGGTGAATGAGCCTGAGCAGAAGGCTGGCAAGACTGCGACGGACTCGCCTGGGGTCGGTGATCTCGCTGGCGAGCTGCTGGGCAGTTTCGCCAGCCAGGCAATGAAGACGGCGGTACGCCAGGCGGCCAACCAGTTGGGCCGGCAATTGGTGCGCGGCCTGATGGGCTCTTTGCTGGGTGGCAGCAAGCGTCGTTGAGGGGAAATCATCTGTGGGAGCGAATTCATTCGCGAATGAATTCGCTCCCACAGATGATAAAGATCAGGAACGAAAAAGGGCGCCCGAGGGCGCCCTTTTCCATGCTCGTCCG comes from the Pseudomonas sp. TCU-HL1 genome and includes:
- a CDS encoding CBS domain-containing protein gives rise to the protein MLKSIKVRDYMTHHLVTFRSDTDLFLAADRLLEHRISGAPVVDSQGHLIGMLSEGDCLRAILSSAYYDSAGGSVSSFMSTQVETVSPEADIIEVCQRFLRDKRRRFPVVEEGVLIGQISRRDVLRAVKAFAQHDADQPPEV
- a CDS encoding methyl-accepting chemotaxis protein, producing MIKNLRFSHKILLAASLVVIAAFSLFTLYNDYLQRNALRDDLENYLQEMGDVTASNIQNWLSGRILLVESVAESLATNPSPEAVPALLQQRALTSTFAFTYFGTQDGQFTMRPDSAMPEGYDPRTRPWYQGAKSAGGTTLTEPYVDAATSELIMTIATPVQSLGVAGGDLSLQTLVQIVNSLDFDGMGYAFLVSADGKVLVHPNKDMVMKTLRDIYPLNTPSINTGFSEVEVDGTTRILTFAPIKGLPSVNWYIGVSVDKGKAYGMLSEFRNSAIIATVIAVVLIIALLGMLIRVLMQPLHTMGRAMQDIAQGEGDLTRRLTIHTQDEFGELASAFNRFVERIHGSIREVSSATNQVNQVAKLVLNASNSSMSNSDEQANRTNSVAAAINELGAAAQEIARNAADASHQASSARTLAEDGRQVVERTISAMNELSGKIRASCGNIETLNSKTVNIGQILEVIKGISEQTNLLALNAAIEAARAGEAGRGFAVVADEVRNLAHRTQESAQEIQQMIEELQVGAREAVTTMTESQRYSEQSVEIANQAGSRLGSVTQRIGEIDGMNQSVATATEEQTAVVDSLNMDITEINTLNQEGVENLQATLRACADLDQQAARLQQLVGSFRI
- a CDS encoding helicase HerA-like domain-containing protein → MPDQRSLILGADPEGNAVSQAMKLANRHGLIAGATGTGKTVTLQRLAEVFSDAGVAVFAADIKGDLCGLGAAGNPQGKVAERIASMPWLGHQPQAYPVTLWDVAGQSGHPLRTTLSEMGPLLLGNLLELTDSQQAALYAAFQVADREGLLLLDLKDLKALLNHLKDHPELLGEDRALFAGASAQALLRRLATLEQQGAEALFGEPALQLEDILQPDRDGRGRIHLLDASRLVHESPKVYATFLLWLLAELFEQLPERGDADKPVLALFFDEAHLLFTGTPKALQERLEQVVRLIRSKGVGVYFVTQSPSDLPDDVLAQLGLRIQHGLRAFTAKEQKSLRAVADGFRPNPTFDTLSVLTELGIGEALVGTLEEKGTPAMVQRVAIAPPQSRIGPLNDSERAALVRGSPQAGRYDKPIDRESAYEILTARAAPAPVNEPEQKAGKTATDSPGVGDLAGELLGSFASQAMKTAVRQAANQLGRQLVRGLMGSLLGGSKRR